A genomic stretch from Plasmodium reichenowi strain SY57 chromosome 2, whole genome shotgun sequence includes:
- a CDS encoding hypothetical protein (conserved Plasmodium protein, unknown function) — protein sequence MNVSVTIKGNLSNSSSEKNKNSSKKNDASVFFKFKKENLDKKKIIKNNIVRKEKNSLNKKGTSNNTTNSFSKGNNIKLSGDPHARNVINEKKNLSEKKNGFTTKYDSKKSYSSKKSSLLNKLPSSEITLNKCNLNFFEKKKSKDKQNVNNNINGSKLINYVDKLYTNNENIHNNINEKKSSNIFTKNIQKKNKTNSSNNLNTSNVNKKTYKLGNVLAQPEKFIRKKKNKIIKNLNSLKRNIDIMMKSEQDQNILEEHMSSVSSSSEKKKKNNNNIEQNENMAKLEKNGHDNIYMKDNKKNDEQKGDNNTKEQIHINDDDEKKIFHDKKNDMENNTQETKTNIFQDNTVDTINGHICKDEKILFPYFIEATYDKNKDIFNEKYDDDDDNNNKETNNLLLPGYHNVTFENLSENNKMYNINNNNNPEHANIQINNYPISNNIYATNSSFPPYKFISYLRPKLSPKAYHLKNNEILNNFLFTSADITRGTIHQQYNMTVTYPYGVPYINMKNKINKK from the coding sequence atgAATGTGAGTGTTACTATAAAAGGGAATTTGTCTAATTCCAGTAGCGAAAAGAATAAGAATTcttcaaaaaaaaacgacgcatctgttttttttaaatttaagAAAGAGAATTtggataaaaaaaaaattataaaaaataatattgtgCGAAAAGAAAAGAACAGTTTAAACAAAAAAGGCACAAGTAACAATACAACAAATTCTTTTTCAAAAGGAAATAACATAAAGCTATCTGGAGACCCTCATGCACGAAACGTTATAAATgagaagaaaaatttatCCGAAAAGAAAAATGGCTTTACAACCAAATATGATTCTAAGAAATCATATTCAAGTAAAAAATCTAGCCTTTTAAACAAATTGCCATCTAGCGAAATTActttaaataaatgtaacttgaatttttttgaaaaaaaaaaaagtaagGACAAacaaaatgtaaataataatataaatggtAGTAAGTTGATAAATTATGTagataaattatatacaaataatgaaaatattcataataatataaatgagAAAAAGAGTTCCAAcatatttacaaaaaatattcagaaaaaaaacaaaacaaattCTTCAAACAATTTAAATACATCTAAcgtaaataaaaaaacttATAAGTTAGGAAATGTATTAGCACAACCTGAAAAATTCataagaaagaaaaaaaataaaattatcaaaaatttaaattcattaaaaagaaatatagACATTATGATGAAAAGTGAACAAgatcaaaatatattggAGGAACATATGTCATCTGTATCATCATCaagtgaaaaaaaaaaaaaaaataataataatatagaacaaaatgaaaatatggcaaaattagaaaaaaatggacatgataatatttatatgaaagacaataaaaaaaatgatgaacAAAAAGGAGATAATAATACCAAAGAGcaaatacatataaatgatgatgatgaaaagaaaatattccatgacaaaaaaaatgatatggaaaataatacacaagaaacaaaaacaaatatatttcaagATAATACTGTTGATACAATAAATGGGCATATTTGTAAGGACGAAAAAATCTTATTTCCATATTTTATAGAAGCTActtatgataaaaataaagatatttttaatgaaaaatatgatgatgatgatgataataataataaagagacaaataatttattattacctGGTTATCATAATGTCACATTTGAAAATCTTAGtgaaaataacaaaatgtataatattaataataataataatccTGAACATGCTAATATccaaattaataattatccaatatcaaataatatatatgcaaCTAATAGTTCATTCCCACcttataaatttatatcttATTTAAGACCAAAATTATCACCAAAAGCttatcatttaaaaaacaatgaaatcttaaataattttttgtttacATCTGCTGATATAACACGTGGTACTATACACcaacaatataatatgacAGTTACTTATCCCTATGGAGTTCcttatattaatatgaaaaacaaaatcaacaaaaagtaa
- a CDS encoding transporter, putative (part of same gene as PRSY57_0208500A~gap found within coding sequence) → KNIKKRNIILLLSILFFISSFFISNSDSKNIIWFLNFTISENGRVFVSLLICIILGWFYNTEYQFKNLTTKSVLFFNITYWVLNIMVSITFNYLTYHVYVLYLCRILIFLISTIFALLVLKAEVYLNKGELEIFYNRTTYK, encoded by the exons aaaaatattaaaaagaggaatatcatattattattgtctattttattttttatttcttctttttttatatcaaaTTCGGATTCtaagaatattatatggtTTTTAAATTTTACTATATCAGAAAATGGTAGAGTATTTGTATCTCTTcttatttgtataatattagGCTGGTTTTACAACACTGAATAtcaatttaaaaatttaactactaaaa GTGTGCtatttttcaatataaCCTATTGGGTATTAAACATAATGGTCAGTATAACATTCAATTATTTAACGTACcatgtatatgtattatatttatgtagAATACTCATATTTTTGATAAGTACAATCTTTGCATTGCTAGTCTTAAAAGCTGAagtatatttaaataaaggAGAACTagaaattttttataatagAACTACATATAAG